From Prionailurus bengalensis isolate Pbe53 chromosome F2, Fcat_Pben_1.1_paternal_pri, whole genome shotgun sequence, one genomic window encodes:
- the SNAI2 gene encoding zinc finger protein SNAI2 isoform X2: protein MPVIPQPEILSSGAYSPITVWTTAVPFHSPLPNGLSPLSGYPSSLGRVSPPPPSDTSSKDHSGSESPISDEEERLQSKLSDPHAIEAEKFQCNLCSKTYSTFSGLAKHKQLHCDAQSRKSFSCKYCDKEYVSLGALKMHIRTHTLPCVCKICGKAFSRPWLLQGHIRTHTGEKPFSCPHCNRAFADRSNLRAHLQTHSDVKKYQCKNCSKTFSRMSLLHKHEESGCCVAH, encoded by the exons ATGCCTGTCATACCACAACCAGAGATCCTCAGCTCGGGAGCGTACAGCCCCATTACCGTGTGGACTACGGCAGTTCCATTCCACTCCCCACTACCCAAtggcctctctcctctttctggatACCCCTCATCCTTGGGGCGGGTGAGCCCCCCTCCTCCATCCGACACCTCGTCCAAGGACCACAGTGGCTCAGAAAGCCCCATTAGTGATGAAGAGGAAAGACTACAATCCAAGCTTTCAGACCCCCATGCCATTGAAGCTGAAAAGTTTCAGTGCAATCTATGCAGTAAAACCTATTCAACTTTTTCCGGGCTGGCCAAACATAAGCAGCTGCACTGCGACGCCCAGTCTAGGAAATCCTTCAGCTGTAAATACTGTGACAAGGAATACGTGAGCCTGGGCGCCCTTAAGATGCACATCCGGACCCACACTTTACCTTGTGTCTGCAAGATCTGTGGCAAGGCGTTTTCCAGACCCTGGTTACTTCAAGGACACATTAGAACTCACACtg gggagaAGCCTTTTTCTTGCCCTCACTGCAACAGAGCGTTTGCAGACAGGTCAAATCTGAGGGCTCATCTGCAGACCCATTCGGATGTAAAGAAATACCAGTGCAAAAACTGCTCCAAAACCTTCTCCAGAATGTCTCTTCTGCACAAACATGAGGAATCTGGCTGCTGTGTAGCACACTGA
- the SNAI2 gene encoding zinc finger protein SNAI2 isoform X1, producing the protein MPRSFLVKKHFNASKKPNYSELDTHTVIISPYLYESYPMPVIPQPEILSSGAYSPITVWTTAVPFHSPLPNGLSPLSGYPSSLGRVSPPPPSDTSSKDHSGSESPISDEEERLQSKLSDPHAIEAEKFQCNLCSKTYSTFSGLAKHKQLHCDAQSRKSFSCKYCDKEYVSLGALKMHIRTHTLPCVCKICGKAFSRPWLLQGHIRTHTGEKPFSCPHCNRAFADRSNLRAHLQTHSDVKKYQCKNCSKTFSRMSLLHKHEESGCCVAH; encoded by the exons ATGCCGCGCTCCTTCCTGGTCAAGAAGCATTTCAACGCCTCCAAGAAGCCCAACTACAGCGAActggacacacacacag tgaTTATTTCCCCATATCTCTATGAGAGTTACCCCATGCCTGTCATACCACAACCAGAGATCCTCAGCTCGGGAGCGTACAGCCCCATTACCGTGTGGACTACGGCAGTTCCATTCCACTCCCCACTACCCAAtggcctctctcctctttctggatACCCCTCATCCTTGGGGCGGGTGAGCCCCCCTCCTCCATCCGACACCTCGTCCAAGGACCACAGTGGCTCAGAAAGCCCCATTAGTGATGAAGAGGAAAGACTACAATCCAAGCTTTCAGACCCCCATGCCATTGAAGCTGAAAAGTTTCAGTGCAATCTATGCAGTAAAACCTATTCAACTTTTTCCGGGCTGGCCAAACATAAGCAGCTGCACTGCGACGCCCAGTCTAGGAAATCCTTCAGCTGTAAATACTGTGACAAGGAATACGTGAGCCTGGGCGCCCTTAAGATGCACATCCGGACCCACACTTTACCTTGTGTCTGCAAGATCTGTGGCAAGGCGTTTTCCAGACCCTGGTTACTTCAAGGACACATTAGAACTCACACtg gggagaAGCCTTTTTCTTGCCCTCACTGCAACAGAGCGTTTGCAGACAGGTCAAATCTGAGGGCTCATCTGCAGACCCATTCGGATGTAAAGAAATACCAGTGCAAAAACTGCTCCAAAACCTTCTCCAGAATGTCTCTTCTGCACAAACATGAGGAATCTGGCTGCTGTGTAGCACACTGA